Part of the Zea mays cultivar B73 chromosome 4, Zm-B73-REFERENCE-NAM-5.0, whole genome shotgun sequence genome is shown below.
TAAACAAAAGGCTTTACTACTACATAATAAAACATAAGACTTTACTACTACATAATAAAACATAAGTCTTTATTACTATATATAAATATAAGAGATCCTAAACTAACTATTGTAGGCAGCCCACATTTGGAGAGCAATCTTATCTCTCAGGTTGCTTCCATCACTTGAGTCCATATCATTGGGGTAATTGTTGTCTCCCTCTGGGACTTCAACATACGGCTTGGAGATATATGATCTGGTTGGTGGTCAAGCCAACCTTCATCACCATTTTGCCCCCTAATTATGTTGTAAAAATCAACAGCTCTTGCTGCTATCTTGATTTGATTTTGGACAGGATGAAATGTGCCTACTTTGAGAATTGGAAACCTTTCTTCAAAACACCAATGGCTCTTTCGATGTGGTTGCGAAGAATGGCATGACGATGGTTGAATAGCTCTTCGTAGTTCACATAACTAGCTTGTGATAAACGACGCTTTCTAAACTCGCTGAGGTGATACCTAACTCCTCGGTATGGGGCAATAAAGGATGATGTATTTGCATATCCACCATCTACAAGATAAAATCTTCCTTCCAGCCCACTGAACCCTTTACTGATAACGGATCGAAGGACCCCTGCATCTGAGGCCGAGCCTTCCCACCCACATgaaataaatataaaattcagATCGAAGTCACATGCCAACATCATGTTTTGTGAAAGTGACCCTTTCCTATTTCGGTAAGGAGGATCCTTATCTTCTACAATGGTGATAGGCACATGAGTTCCGTCAATTGCTCCAATGCAATTCTGTATAAAAGGAGAGGAAGTTTAGGGCATGTTAAAGGGAAAAACTAAGGAaatcatgtttactattgatagGTCACCTGAAAAGGGGCATGAACCTAGAATCTGTTATAAATTTTGGATGCGTCTGGATAGAATTGGGAAGCTTCACGGATCGCTGAGTTAGAGTGGGAACTATATcgaaaacttctgatatttttcgATGGATAGTCTCTCCACTATGTTGGAAAGCCTTTTGAAGCAtttggttactggcattgtgggaGATCATATACATAAACATCCCAAGCTTCTCTTCGACGTTAACACCTCGTGTATCACGTAACAAACCCTCTCTTCTAAGGAATTCTGATGTGGCTCTAAATATTTCTGGCTCCATTCCGTTCTCGGACTTGCACCAACTCTCATGCCCTTCAAGAATCTCCTTAACCTTCTGGGCACCAGAGAGAGAGGAGGTATGGATAGACCTTTTCTCTTCAGAGAGGAATGGAAGTATAGTAGGGAGAAGAATAAAGAAAAACTCCTCatcgtcttcttcttcctccaacAAAAACTGCCTAGCTAGCTCTTCCCAAGAACCCATATCTAGAGAAATTGAGAAACTACATAAGCAACACATAATCATAGCAAAATGCATGATAAGCAATGGAAAATATCATAAAGATAATAACAATTGCAAAGATAATAACAAACGCCTTCCTGGCT
Proteins encoded:
- the LOC109945746 gene encoding uncharacterized protein encodes the protein MCCLCSFSISLDMGSWEELARQFLLEEEEDDEEFFFILLPTILPFLSEEKRSIHTSSLSGAQKVKEILEGHESWCKSENGMEPEIFRATSEFLRREGLLRDTRGVNVEEKLGMFMYMISHNASNQMLQKAFQHSGETIHRKISEVFDIVPTLTQRSVKLPNSIQTHPKFITDSRFMPLFR